A window of the Thermoplasmata archaeon genome harbors these coding sequences:
- the hxlA gene encoding 3-hexulose-6-phosphate synthase, with protein sequence MEPILHVALDFMHGKRAVQAAKEAIAGGADWLEAGTPLIKSEGMDVVRALKKAFPNKTIVADLKTMDTGALEVEIAAKAGADVITVMGVTDDATIAEAVKAARRYGSKIMVDLMRVKDKPKRAVELERLGVDYLNLHVSIDEQMIARTPLEELKAVVKASNLPVAVAGGLNSETVAQAVKAGASIVIVGGAIIKAEDVTKATRTVKKAMQERKAIPTGLYKKYAEADVFEAFRKVSTPNIADAMQKRGVLHGIVPRIQHGTKLVGHALTVKTADGDWAKPVEAIDRAKPGDVIVVDVGGGPTAVWGELASNSCLVKGVAGVVIDGGARDIDAIYDLNFPLFSKHISPHAGEPKGQGSIGGEIECGGQLVRTGDWVIGDESGVIVVPKELGVEMANRALDVLERENRIRAEIKRGGTLSSVLELEKWEQVR encoded by the coding sequence GTGGAGCCCATCCTGCACGTGGCCCTCGACTTCATGCACGGGAAGCGCGCCGTCCAGGCCGCGAAGGAAGCCATCGCCGGGGGCGCGGACTGGCTCGAGGCGGGAACGCCGCTGATCAAGTCCGAGGGCATGGACGTCGTCCGGGCACTCAAGAAGGCGTTCCCCAACAAGACGATCGTCGCGGACCTCAAGACCATGGACACAGGCGCCCTCGAGGTCGAGATTGCCGCGAAGGCCGGCGCCGACGTGATCACGGTCATGGGGGTCACGGACGACGCGACGATCGCGGAGGCGGTCAAGGCGGCGCGGCGCTACGGCTCCAAGATCATGGTCGACCTCATGCGCGTGAAGGACAAGCCGAAACGCGCGGTCGAACTGGAGAGGCTCGGCGTGGACTACCTGAACCTGCACGTCTCCATCGACGAGCAGATGATTGCCCGCACGCCCCTGGAGGAGCTCAAGGCCGTCGTTAAGGCGTCGAACCTTCCTGTCGCGGTGGCGGGGGGTCTGAACTCGGAGACCGTGGCCCAGGCCGTCAAGGCGGGCGCGTCGATCGTCATCGTGGGCGGCGCGATCATCAAGGCCGAGGACGTGACCAAGGCCACACGGACGGTCAAGAAGGCCATGCAGGAGCGCAAGGCAATCCCGACGGGCCTCTACAAGAAGTACGCGGAGGCCGACGTCTTCGAGGCGTTCCGCAAGGTGAGCACACCGAACATTGCGGACGCGATGCAGAAGCGCGGCGTCCTGCATGGGATCGTGCCGCGGATCCAGCACGGGACGAAGCTCGTCGGGCACGCGCTGACCGTGAAGACCGCGGACGGGGACTGGGCGAAGCCCGTCGAGGCGATTGACCGCGCGAAGCCCGGGGACGTGATCGTGGTCGACGTCGGCGGAGGTCCGACCGCGGTCTGGGGCGAGCTCGCGTCGAACTCCTGCCTCGTGAAGGGCGTCGCCGGTGTCGTGATCGACGGAGGCGCGCGGGACATCGATGCGATTTACGACCTCAACTTCCCCTTGTTCAGCAAGCACATCTCGCCCCACGCGGGCGAGCCGAAGGGCCAAGGCAGCATCGGCGGGGAGATCGAGTGCGGCGGCCAGCTTGTCCGGACGGGGGACTGGGTCATCGGGGACGAATCGGGCGTCATCGTCGTGCCCAAGGAGCTCGGCGTGGAGATGGCGAACCGCGCGCTCGACGTGCTCGAGCGGGAGAACCGCATCCGCGCGGAGATCAAGCGCGGCGGAACCCTGAGCTCCGTCCTCGAGCTCGAGAAGTGGGAGCAGGTCCGCTGA
- the larB gene encoding nickel pincer cofactor biosynthesis protein LarB, translating to MDRAAVERLLRDLKGGKVSVKEAMEALRALPYEDLGFAKIDSHREIRRGIPEAVYCPGKTAEQIVAIVRRMVASRSLALATRASPEIYERIKGSLEGMPVAYHEKARLVVAGKTPAARRGSVLVVTAGTSDIPVAEETAVTAEVLGNRVTRLYDVGVAGIHRVLDHRELLQGAKVIVVVAGMEGALPSVVAGLVDVPVIAVPTSVGYGASFDGLAALLAMMNACSPGVAVVNIDNGFGAGYLASVMNR from the coding sequence ATGGACCGCGCGGCCGTCGAGCGCCTGCTCCGGGACCTCAAGGGCGGCAAGGTGAGCGTCAAGGAGGCCATGGAGGCGCTCCGCGCGTTGCCGTACGAGGACCTCGGGTTCGCGAAGATCGATTCCCACCGTGAGATCCGCCGCGGCATCCCGGAGGCCGTGTACTGCCCCGGGAAGACCGCGGAGCAGATCGTGGCCATCGTAAGGCGCATGGTCGCGTCCCGCTCGTTGGCCCTGGCCACCCGAGCCTCGCCGGAGATCTACGAGCGGATCAAGGGGAGCCTTGAGGGCATGCCGGTCGCCTACCACGAGAAGGCGCGGCTCGTCGTCGCGGGGAAGACCCCCGCCGCGCGGCGCGGCAGCGTCCTCGTGGTCACCGCGGGGACCAGCGACATCCCCGTGGCCGAGGAGACCGCGGTCACCGCGGAGGTGCTCGGCAACCGCGTCACGCGCCTGTACGACGTGGGCGTGGCGGGCATCCACCGGGTCCTGGACCATCGCGAGCTCCTCCAGGGAGCCAAGGTGATCGTTGTCGTCGCGGGGATGGAAGGCGCCCTGCCCAGCGTCGTCGCGGGCCTCGTCGATGTGCCCGTGATCGCCGTGCCCACGTCCGTCGGCTACGGCGCAAGCTTCGACGGTCTCGCGGCGCTCCTCGCCATGATGAACGCCTGCTCGCCCGGCGTGGCCGTCGTGAACATCGACAACGGGTTCGGGGCCGGCTACCTCGCGAGCGTGATGAACCGCTGA